From Ipomoea triloba cultivar NCNSP0323 chromosome 5, ASM357664v1, the proteins below share one genomic window:
- the LOC116020173 gene encoding receptor-like protein kinase HSL1 yields the protein MPINLCILTLFIFTFHCHGQSQTSPDRSILLDLKKHFLNSPNISHHWTSSSDHCTWLGITCHKGFVTKIQLGGLIINDTIPPFICDLKNLTHLDLNNNNIPGSFPAFLYNCSKLEYLDLSFNNLSGIIPDNISLLFPRLEVLKLSSNWFVGGVPAGIEGLKGLKELQLAGLFTNGSFPPEIGNLLNLEVLVLSQNSFSPQEIPPSFAQLKKLRHLWMKEANLIGKIPENISSMEALEYLDLCQNELSGNIPSDFFLLKNLTTVFLWSNRLSGPVPRPVMALNLNVIDFSNNSLTGSIPEDIGKMVKLENLALFMNQLSGKIPVGIGRLPALSSIELFMNNLSGELPPDLGRFSKLKIFDVSTNHLTGSLPDGLCYNKVLYGIYAFDNNLTGELPKSLEDCNTMSAVRVERNNLSGTIPNGLWTIGPLTRLLISNNQFTGQLPQKVAPNLSLLDIGHNQFSGEIPEGLWTAENLEVLHINNNQFTGQLPQKMASNLYIVDISNNRFSGEIPDGVWTSGQLKWLFIKNNQFTGQLPKSITSNLSILDISNNQFFGEIPPAISSWSNLYIFSASNNLLTGQIPHELTALRSLSVLRLDGNKLSGNFPSNIISWESLSTLTCSRNQLSGTIPPALSLLYLNQLDLSENQFSGEIPPEIGHLVVNSLNLSSNHLSGKIPDEFEVVSFRKSFLNNPGLCATTPSLGLRDCREKTEKSKLIAIIGSIVALLFLVVILYMVHVFKIRRLEEKKRKEALVQHWKLTPFHTLNFMESDILPNLAEDNMVGSGGSGKVYVVALPTGEKVAVKSIRNNYKLCEKVFLAEVKILGTIRHSNIVKLWCCISSEESKLLVYEYMENRSLDLWLHAKRRSPGQFLDWPTRLRIAIGAAKGLSYMHHNCSPPIVHRDVKSSNVLLDSDFNVKIADFGLAKILINHGDPNTVSTVAGSFGYIAPEYAYTKKVNEKFDVYSFGVILLELVTGREPIDGDMGCGLADWARYHVQEGNQIVDALDGDIKEAENNLDEMCGVFRLGIFCTGSNPAKRPTMRKVLQILLYCSPPSPXNELIVNIMDSDKSSQDSK from the exons ATGCCAATCAACCTCTGCATCCTCACACTCTTCATCTTCACTTTCCACTGCCATGGACAATCCCAAACCAGTCCTGACAGATCCATTCTTCTTGATTTAAAGAAGCATTTTTTGAATTCACCAAACATCTCTCATCACTGGACTTCATCATCAGACCACTGTACCTGGCTGGGAATCACCTGCCATAAGGGATTCGTCACCAAAATTCAGCTTGGTGGGCTAATCATCAACGACACAATCCCCCCCTTCATCTGCGACCTGAAAAATCTCACTCATCTTGatctcaacaacaacaatatccCTGGATCATTTCCTGCATTTCTGTACAATTGTTCCAAACTTGAATACTTGGACCTTTCTTTTAACAACCTCAGTGGCATCATCCCTGATAATATTAGCCTCCTTTTTCCTCGACTAGAGGTTCTTAAACTGTCTTCTAACTGGTTCGTGGGCGGCGTTCCAGCTGGAATTGAAGGCCTAAAAGGTCTGAAAGAACTTCAACTAGCTGGACTGTTCACAAATGGCTCATTCCCTCCAGAGATTGGCAACCTCCTGAATCTTGAAGTTCTTGTTCTTAGCCAGAATAGTTTCTCACCACAGGAAATCCCGCCAAGTTTTGCCCAGTTGAAGAAACTGAGACACCTCTGGATGAAAGAGGCAAACTTGATTGGCAAAATCCCGGAAAATATCAGCAGCATGGAAGCACTAGAGTACCTGGATTTATGCCAAAATGAGTTGAGTGGAAACATTCCAAGTGACTTCTTCCTGCTCAAGAATTTGACCACTGTTTTCCTGTGGTCAAACAGATTGTCTGGGCCTGTTCCCCGTCCAGTTATGGCAttgaatttgaatgttattGATTTTTCTAATAACAGCTTGACGGGGAGCATTCCAGAAGACATCGGAAAGATGGTAAAGTTGGAAAATTTGGCCTTGTTCATGAATCAATTATCAGGGAAAATACCAGTAGGCATAGGTAGACTGCCAGCACTGTCTTCTATTGAACTCTTCATGAATAATCTGTCAGGTGAACTTCCGCCAGATTTAGGTCGATTTTCGAAGCTTAAAATTTTTGATGTCTCCACAAACCATCTTACAGGATCACTACCAGATGGTTTGTGTTATAATAAGGTATTGTATGGCATTTATGcttttgacaacaatctcacgGGTGAGTTACCAAAATCACTTGAGGATTGCAACACCATGAGTGCAGTCAGGGTTGAGAGAAACAATCTTTCCGGTACAATTCCTAATGGTCTATGGACAATTGGGCCTTTGACAAGGTTGTTGATTAGCAATAACCAGTTCACTGGTCAGCTGCCACAAAAAGTGGCACCAAATTTATCTCTACTTGATATTGGCCACAACCAATTTTCTGGTGAAATTCCTGAAGGTTTATGGACAGCTGAGAATTTGGAAGTGTTGCATATTAACAATAACCAGTTCACTGGTCAGCTGCCACAAAAGATGgcatcaaatttatatatagttgatATTAGCAACAACCGATTTTCTGGTGAAATTCCTGATGGTGTTTGGACATCTGGGCAATTGAAATGGTTGTTTATTAAGAATAACCAGTTCACTGGTCAGCTGCCAAAAAGCATTACATCAAATTTATCTATACTTGATATTAGTAACAACCAATTTTTTGGTGAAATTCCTCCGGCAATATCTTCTTGGAGCAATCTATATATCTTCAGTGCAAGCAATAATCTCTTAACAGGTCAAATTCCTCATGAACTCACTGCCCTTAGATCTTTATCAGTCCTTAGGCTTGATGGGAATAAGCTTTCTGGaaattttccttcaaatattatATCTTGGGAGTCACTGTCCACATTGACATGCAGCAGAAATCAACTTTCAGGTACAATCCCTCCAGCACTAAGTCTTTTGTATCTTAATCAGCTAGACCTCTCTGAAAACCAATTCTCTGGAGAAATCCCGCCTGAAATAGGTCATTTGGTTGTAAATTCACTTAATCTGTCCTCCAATCATCTCTCGGGGAAAATTCCAGATGAATTTGAAGTTGTGTCTTTTCGAAAGAGCTTCTTGAACAATCCTGGTCTCTGTGCTACTACGCCCTCATTAGGCCTCAGGGATTGTAGAGAAAAAACTGAGAAATCCAAACTTATTGCCATTATTGGAAGTATAGTAGCTCTTTTGTTTCTAGTGGTCATTCTATATATGGTGCATGTGTTCAAGATTAGAAGattggaagaaaagaaaagaaaagaagcatTGGTTCAACACTGGAAGCTCACACCATTCCACACTTTAAACTTCATGGAATCAGACATTTTACCAAATTTAGCAGAGGACAATATGGTCGGGAGTGGAGGATCAGGGAAAGTTTATGTTGTGGCGTTACCCACTGGAGAAAAAGTTGCTGTTAAGAGTATTCGGAACAACTACAAGTTGTGTGAGAAGGTGTTTCTAGCAGAAGTTAAGATACTGGGCACAATTCGTCATTCGAATATAGTGAAGCTCTGGTGCTGCATCTCAAGTGAAGAATCAAAGTTACTTGTTTATGAATACATGGAAAATCGGAGCCTGGATCTATGGCTTCATGCAAAGAGAAGATCACCCGGCCAATTCCTGGATTGGCCTACTAGGCTGCGCATCGCAATTGGAGCTGCTAAAGGCCTCTCATATATGCATCACAACTGCTCGCCGCCAATTGTTCATAGAGATGTGAAATCCAGTAATGTTCTTTTAGATTCTGACTTCAATGTCAAGATTGCAGATTTTGGCCTCGCCAAAATATTGATCAACCATGGAGACCCCAACACAGTCTCAACTGTTGCTGGCTCCTTTGGCTATATAGCTCCTG AGTACGCATATACGAAAAAAGTGAACGAGAAGTTTGATGTTTATAGTTTTGGGGTAATCCTTTTGGAGCTGGTGACGGGAAGAGAGCCGATTGATGGAGATATGGGTTGTGGGTTAGCTGATTGGGCGCGCTACCACGTTCAAGAAGGAAATCAAATAGTGGATGCTCTAGATGGGGATATCAAGGAGGCAGAGAATAACTTAGATGAGATGTGTGGAGTATTCAGGCTAGGGATCTTCTGTACTGGTTCAAATCCTGCTAAAAGACCGACCATGAGAAAGGTCTTGCAGATTCTCCTCTATTGCAGCCCACCATCACCANcaaatgaattaattgtaaatattatgGACAGCGATAAGTCGTCACAAGACTCCAAATGA